A region of Excalfactoria chinensis isolate bCotChi1 chromosome 22, bCotChi1.hap2, whole genome shotgun sequence DNA encodes the following proteins:
- the LOC140261769 gene encoding bone morphogenetic protein 8B-like, whose translation MGSGRGGRLSAVAVLCAAAVLCQWGSGSLLRRRLHAGFAQRRLSGGERRDVQREILAVLGLPGRPRPRSPAASRAPAAAAPLFMLDLYHAVAGEEEEEEEAVSRPVLTGLSTQSPPPGSVVSRADTVVSLVNMVEQDRDTSSPKPYWKEFRFDLAQVPAGESVTAAEFRIYKARGVSRHSNSTLHVSIYEIAAQHANRESDLFLLDAQQLRAGTEGWLVFDVTAASSHWLVERKYNLGLRLYVETDNGLSVEPGSVGLLGRRGPRSKQPFMVTFFRASSSPVRATRAAKAPRRRQPKKSNDLPHPNKLPGIFDDVHAADGRQVCRRHELYVSFQDLGWLDWVIAPQGYSAYYCEGECAFPLDSCMNATNHAILQSLVHLMKPEAVPKACCAPTKLSATSVLYYDSNNNVILKKHRNMVVKSCGCH comes from the exons ATGGGGTCGGGGCGCGGGGGGCGGCTGAGCGCCGTGGCGGTGCTGTGCGCGGCGGCGGTGCTGTGTCAGTGGGGCAGCGGCAGCCTCCTCCGCCGTCGCCTCCACGCGGGGTTCGCGCAGCGGCGGCTgagcggcggggagcggcgggacGTGCAGCGCGAGATCCTGGCCGTGCTGGGGCTGCCGGGGCGGCCCCGACCTCGCTCCCCCGCCGCCTCTcgcgcccccgccgccgccgctccgctctTCATGCTCGATCTGTACCACGCCGTggctggagaggaggaggaggaggaggaggcggtgTCGCGGCCGGTGCTCACCGGGCTCAGCACCCAGAGCCCTCCGCCCGGCAGCGTGGTCAGCCGAGCCGACACCGTGGTCAGCCTCGTGAACATGG TGGAGCAGGACCGGGACACCTCCTCCCCAAAGCCCTACTGGAAGGAGTTCCGCTTCGACCTGGCTCAGGTGCCCGCGGGGGAGTCGGTGACGGCCGCCGAGTTCCGCATCTACAAAGCGCGGGGCGTCAGCAGGCACAGCAACAGCACCCTGCATGTCAGCATCTACGAGATCGCCGCCCAGCACGCCAACAG GGAGTCCGACCTGTTCCTGCTGGACGCCCAGCAGCTGCGTGCCGGCACCGAGGGCTGGCTGGTGTTCGACGTCACGGCCGCCAGCAGCCACTGGCTGGTGGAACGCAAGTACAACCTGGGCCTGCGGCTCTACGTGGAGACGGACAACG GGCTCAGCGTGGAGCCGGGCTCGGTGGGGCTGTTGGGTCGCCGTGGGCCCCGCTCCAAGCAGCCCTTCATGGTGACTTTCTTCCGGGCGAGCAGCAGCCCCGTGCGCGCCACGCGGGCGGCCAAAGCGCCGCGCAGGAGGCAGCCCAAGAAGAGCAACGACCTCCCGCACCCCAACAAGCTGCCAGGGATCTTTG ATGATGTCCACGCTGCAGATGGGCGGCAGGTCTGCCGGAGGCACGAGCTCTATGTCAGCTTTCAGGACCTGGGCTGGTTG GACTGGGTGATTGCCCCCCAGGGCTACTCAGCCTATTACTGCGAGGGGGAGTGCGCCTTCCCGCTGGACTCCTGCATGAACGCCACCAACCACGCCATCCTGCAGTCCCTG gTCCACCTGATGAAGCCCGAGGCCGTGCCCAAGGCGTGCTGTGCGCCCACCAAGCTCAGTGCCACCTCCGTCCTGTACTACGACAGCAACAACAACGTGATCCTCAAGAAGCACCGCAACATGGTGGTGAAGTCCTGCGGCTGCCACTGA